The Pyrus communis chromosome 2, drPyrComm1.1, whole genome shotgun sequence genome includes a window with the following:
- the LOC137725002 gene encoding uncharacterized protein: MDREPFEEAPLRELHSYQSHFGGMVRKKAYIFDGSGKFYNKEWDLTEGRGNEFCWYHVELPKGHQKLSQVNSPDPPSSDFTFRIIARITENSVITVSLGRVPRLGFSPVGQSLLSEIPSMESPSYHKGEQRERKGIIIRVHVLEFLLTMNHSEEDNNLVPKSVSNLVVHIVDTHVDHLQDVVTKLEIELDSVELQMDKVDLGYLQ, encoded by the exons ATGGACAGAGAGCCCTTTGAGGAGGCTCCTCTCCGGGAGCTCCACTCCTACCAGAGTCATTTTGGGGGGATGGTGAGAAAGAAAGCCTATATCTTTGATGGTTCTGGAAAATTTTACAATAAGGAATGGGATCTGACAGAAGGTAGAGGCAATGAGTTCTGTTGGTACCATGTTGAACTTCCAAAAGGACATCAGAAGCTTTCTCA AGTCAACTCTCCTGACCCTCCCTCCAGTGATTTCACATTTAGAATTATCGCAAGAATTACTGAGAATTCAGTGATCACTGTGAGTTTGGGCCGTGTTCCCAGATTGGGTTTCTCACCGGTGGGTCAATCTCTTCTCTCAGAGATTCCTAGTATGGAGAGTCCCTCGTATCATAAAGGAGAACAGAGGGAAAGGAAAGGGATTATCATAAGGGTGCATGTTCTTGAGTTCTTATTGACAATGAATCACTCTGAGGAAGACAATAATCTTGTGCCAAAATCTGTCTCAAATCTTGTAGTTCATATTGTTGACACACATGTGGATCACCTCCAAGATGTTGTGACTAAACTTGAGATAgagttggattccgttgagctTCAGATGGATAAAG TTGATTTGGGATACCTTCAGTAA